A region from the Myxococcus stipitatus genome encodes:
- a CDS encoding sigma 54-interacting transcriptional regulator, translating into MSTSARPPGPGRPPSKGEDDLQQTRPTGTQRSGFTGAVRRFRVTVLEGAQPGQSKDSNADTFSIGSHALNDFVVDEPTVSRFHCEIRIDRDGARVRDVDSLNGTVLDGVHIREAYLRGGSVLRLGRVSVRFDFSPESNRLQISERTNFGDLVGTSVASRVSFALMERAAASGATVLLEGETGTGKSRAALAIHRAGARASGPFLTVDCGAIPGNLLESELFGHEKGAFTGALQRRIGAFEEADGGTIFLDEVGELPAELQPKLLRVLEQREIRRLGSNSYQPVDVRVIAATHRDLRAEVNAGRFRSDLFFRLAVVRILIPALRERPEDIPLIAERILGGLGAGPEQVAALSAPEFIAQLQHAAWPGNIRELRNHLERCLVFQDAMPPSVEEIGSAGVLRNMVDPKQPYAEARRRALEVFEREYLDALMTLHGGKVSQAATAADMDRVYLYRLLRRRGLRE; encoded by the coding sequence ATGAGCACCTCCGCGCGACCCCCAGGCCCGGGGCGCCCGCCCTCGAAGGGCGAGGACGACCTCCAGCAGACCCGGCCCACGGGCACTCAGCGGTCCGGCTTCACGGGAGCGGTGCGTCGCTTCCGCGTCACCGTCCTGGAGGGGGCGCAGCCCGGTCAGTCGAAGGACTCCAACGCGGACACCTTCTCCATCGGTTCGCACGCGCTCAACGACTTCGTCGTCGACGAGCCCACCGTGTCACGCTTCCATTGCGAGATTCGCATCGACCGCGACGGTGCCCGCGTGCGCGACGTGGACAGCCTCAACGGGACGGTGCTCGATGGCGTCCACATCCGCGAGGCCTACCTCCGGGGCGGCAGCGTGTTGCGGTTGGGCCGCGTGAGCGTGCGCTTCGATTTCAGCCCGGAGAGCAACCGGCTGCAGATCTCCGAGCGCACGAACTTCGGCGACCTGGTGGGGACCTCCGTCGCCTCGCGGGTGAGCTTCGCGCTCATGGAGCGCGCCGCCGCCAGCGGCGCCACGGTGTTGCTGGAGGGAGAGACTGGCACGGGGAAGAGCCGCGCCGCGCTCGCCATCCATCGCGCCGGGGCTCGCGCGTCCGGGCCGTTCCTCACCGTCGACTGCGGCGCCATCCCGGGCAACCTCCTGGAGAGCGAGCTGTTCGGCCATGAAAAGGGGGCCTTCACGGGGGCGCTCCAGCGTCGCATCGGCGCCTTCGAGGAGGCGGACGGGGGCACCATCTTCCTCGACGAGGTCGGTGAGCTGCCCGCGGAGCTGCAACCCAAGCTGTTGCGTGTCCTCGAGCAGCGGGAGATCCGCCGCCTCGGCTCGAACAGCTACCAGCCCGTCGATGTCCGTGTCATCGCGGCGACCCATCGGGACCTGCGCGCGGAGGTGAACGCGGGGCGCTTCCGTTCGGACCTGTTCTTCCGGCTCGCGGTGGTGCGCATCCTGATACCCGCCTTGAGGGAGCGGCCGGAGGACATCCCCCTCATCGCCGAGCGCATCCTCGGAGGACTGGGCGCCGGGCCCGAACAGGTCGCGGCCTTGAGCGCCCCCGAGTTCATCGCCCAGCTCCAACACGCGGCCTGGCCCGGCAACATCCGCGAGCTGCGCAACCACCTGGAGCGCTGCCTCGTGTTCCAGGACGCGATGCCCCCTTCGGTGGAGGAGATCGGCTCGGCGGGCGTGCTTCGCAACATGGTCGACCCGAAGCAGCCCTACGCGGAGGCCCGCCGCCGCGCGCTGGAGGTGTTCGAGCGCGAGTACCTC
- a CDS encoding FdhF/YdeP family oxidoreductase: MAEVQRSEEESPGTVASTLAPELPPVQPPEEPEPPRVAPPARVAGGVPAVVSTMKHAWGEMGAVRGTRLLLKVNQKDGFDCPGCAWPDPGHRSVAEFCENGAKAVAEEGTRERVTPDFFRRWSVAELSDQSDYWLGKQGRLTHPMVLREGATHYAPISWDEAFALVAEELNALDTPDAASFYTSGRTSNEAAFLYQLFVRQFGTNNLPDCSNMCHESSGTALGETLGIGKGTVTLEDFDHAQAIFVIGQNPGTNHPRMLTTLQAAARRGCDIVSINPLPETGLNRFKHPQEVLRLVGPGTALNTLFLQVRINGDVALLQGLGKALLEREVAQPGTVVAREFIADKTLGFDAYAAHLGAVRWEDVEEQSGVPREQILAAADILARSERTIFCWAMGLTQHRNAVANIQEIVNLTLLRGSVGKQGAGVCPVRGHSNVQGDRTMGIWERPRPAFLDALAREFDFEPPRHHGLDVVAALHAMHEGRVRVFFALGGNFLSATPDTEFTARALRRTRLTVHVSTKLNRAHLVHGRRALILPCLGRTEHDVQATGPQFVTVENSMGVVHATRGAVAPASEHLLSEPVIVARLATAVLGARSKVPWMSLVEDYDRVRERIARVIPGFEDFNRRVREPGGFFLPNGPREGRFTTESGKAHFTVHAMPRQELEPGQLMMMTLRTHDQFNTTVYGLDDRYRGIRGGRRVVMMHPKDIQERGLAAGQVVDLTSHFRGETRVARRFVVVPYNIPRRCAATYFPETNVLVPVDSFAEKSRTPASKSVVITVAPSVATEALGAGPTP; encoded by the coding sequence ATGGCCGAGGTACAGCGGAGCGAGGAGGAGAGCCCGGGCACGGTGGCGAGCACGCTGGCCCCGGAGTTGCCTCCCGTCCAACCTCCGGAGGAGCCCGAGCCGCCCCGGGTGGCCCCGCCCGCCCGGGTGGCTGGCGGCGTCCCCGCCGTGGTCTCCACGATGAAGCACGCGTGGGGCGAGATGGGGGCGGTGCGCGGGACGCGGCTGCTGCTCAAGGTGAACCAGAAGGACGGCTTCGACTGTCCGGGCTGCGCCTGGCCCGACCCCGGGCACCGCTCCGTCGCGGAGTTCTGCGAGAACGGCGCGAAGGCGGTGGCGGAAGAGGGCACCCGGGAGCGGGTGACGCCGGACTTCTTCCGTCGCTGGAGCGTGGCGGAGCTGTCCGACCAGAGCGACTACTGGCTGGGCAAGCAGGGGCGCCTGACGCATCCCATGGTGCTTCGCGAGGGCGCCACGCACTACGCGCCCATCTCCTGGGACGAGGCCTTCGCGCTGGTGGCCGAGGAGCTGAACGCGCTCGACACGCCGGACGCGGCGAGCTTCTACACCTCCGGCCGCACGAGCAACGAGGCCGCGTTCCTGTACCAGTTGTTCGTGCGGCAGTTCGGCACCAACAACCTGCCGGACTGCTCGAACATGTGCCACGAGTCCAGCGGCACCGCGCTCGGCGAGACGCTCGGCATCGGCAAGGGCACCGTCACGCTGGAGGACTTCGACCACGCGCAGGCCATCTTCGTCATCGGCCAGAACCCCGGGACGAACCACCCGCGCATGCTCACCACGCTCCAGGCCGCCGCGCGCCGGGGCTGCGACATCGTCAGCATCAATCCGCTGCCGGAGACGGGGCTCAACCGCTTCAAGCATCCGCAGGAGGTGCTGCGCCTGGTGGGGCCCGGCACCGCGCTCAACACGCTGTTCCTGCAGGTGCGCATCAACGGCGACGTCGCCCTGTTGCAGGGGCTGGGCAAGGCGCTGCTGGAGCGCGAGGTGGCCCAGCCGGGCACGGTGGTGGCGCGCGAGTTCATCGCGGACAAGACGCTCGGCTTCGACGCCTATGCGGCCCACCTGGGCGCGGTGCGCTGGGAGGACGTGGAGGAGCAGAGCGGGGTGCCGCGCGAGCAGATCCTCGCGGCGGCGGACATCCTGGCGCGCTCCGAGCGCACCATCTTCTGCTGGGCCATGGGGCTCACCCAACACCGCAACGCGGTCGCCAACATCCAGGAGATCGTCAACCTGACGCTGCTGCGAGGCAGCGTGGGCAAGCAGGGCGCGGGCGTGTGCCCGGTGCGAGGCCACAGCAACGTGCAGGGCGACCGCACCATGGGCATCTGGGAGCGCCCCCGTCCCGCGTTCCTGGACGCGCTGGCCCGCGAGTTCGACTTCGAGCCGCCACGTCACCATGGCCTGGACGTGGTGGCCGCGCTGCACGCCATGCACGAGGGCCGCGTGCGCGTGTTCTTCGCGCTGGGGGGCAACTTCCTGTCGGCCACGCCCGACACCGAGTTCACCGCCCGCGCGTTGCGGCGGACCCGGCTCACCGTCCACGTCTCCACCAAGCTCAACCGGGCGCACCTGGTGCATGGTCGTCGCGCGCTCATCCTGCCGTGCCTGGGGCGCACCGAGCACGACGTGCAGGCGACAGGGCCGCAGTTCGTCACGGTGGAGAACTCGATGGGCGTCGTCCACGCGACGCGTGGCGCGGTGGCGCCGGCCTCCGAGCACTTGCTGAGCGAGCCGGTCATCGTGGCGCGGCTGGCCACGGCGGTGCTGGGGGCGCGCTCGAAGGTGCCCTGGATGTCGCTGGTGGAGGACTATGACCGGGTGCGCGAGCGGATTGCCCGCGTCATCCCCGGCTTCGAGGATTTCAACCGTCGCGTCCGGGAGCCGGGTGGCTTCTTCCTTCCGAACGGGCCTCGCGAGGGGCGCTTCACGACGGAGAGCGGCAAGGCCCACTTCACGGTCCACGCCATGCCCCGGCAGGAACTGGAGCCCGGACAGTTGATGATGATGACGCTGCGCACGCACGACCAGTTCAACACGACGGTGTATGGACTGGACGACCGCTACCGGGGCATTCGCGGTGGGCGGCGCGTGGTGATGATGCATCCCAAGGACATCCAGGAGCGGGGGCTCGCGGCGGGCCAGGTGGTGGACCTGACCAGTCACTTCCGGGGCGAGACGCGCGTGGCCCGACGCTTCGTGGTGGTCCCCTACAACATCCCCCGCCGGTGCGCGGCGACGTACTTCCCGGAGACGAACGTGCTGGTGCCCGTGGACAGCTTCGCGGAGAAGAGCCGGACGCCCGCGTCGAAGTCCGTGGTCATCACCGTGGCGCCGTCCGTGGCGACCGAGGCGCTGGGAGCGGGGCCGACACCATGA
- a CDS encoding BON domain-containing protein — MKGDHDRLDYEIDRDFADSARQLDRARGPGAGRSHDDYYRALDRRARDLDPERIARRPGYSPSGTFRALDEPPPRGFGRGGRGPRDEAPFHRQGEVGRGHSRYGQRGVDAWDEPEAWLDELRELRPRERPAEADVRLGGTQPSGHGPGVENMAPPVVGFSTSRSRRDDHELGHGGHAGGALPPRPPLDSRRGATARGPRGYQRADARIHADICDRLMQDWMDVSDVEVQVDDGVVTLLGRVRSRDEKRAIEDVADAVLGVKEVLNQVRLDRTGGVLHGPASQEPLEPLGDVEEERGPLHS; from the coding sequence ATGAAGGGAGATCACGACCGGCTCGACTACGAAATCGACCGCGACTTCGCGGACTCCGCGCGGCAGCTGGACCGGGCGCGCGGACCGGGAGCGGGGCGCTCGCACGACGACTACTACCGCGCGTTGGACCGGCGGGCCCGCGACCTGGACCCGGAGCGCATCGCCCGCCGTCCCGGCTACAGCCCCAGCGGCACCTTCCGCGCGCTCGACGAACCACCCCCCCGCGGCTTCGGACGCGGCGGCCGGGGCCCGCGCGACGAGGCGCCCTTCCACCGGCAGGGCGAGGTCGGACGGGGCCACTCCCGCTACGGCCAGCGTGGCGTGGACGCCTGGGACGAACCGGAGGCCTGGCTCGACGAGCTGCGTGAGCTGCGCCCCCGCGAGCGCCCCGCCGAAGCGGATGTGCGGCTGGGCGGCACCCAGCCCTCGGGGCACGGCCCCGGCGTGGAGAACATGGCGCCGCCCGTCGTCGGCTTCTCCACCAGCCGCTCCCGACGCGACGACCACGAGCTCGGCCACGGGGGACATGCCGGAGGCGCCCTTCCCCCACGGCCGCCCCTGGACTCGCGACGCGGCGCGACAGCGCGCGGGCCCCGCGGCTACCAACGGGCGGACGCGCGAATCCACGCGGACATCTGCGACCGGCTCATGCAGGACTGGATGGACGTCTCGGACGTCGAGGTCCAGGTCGACGACGGCGTGGTGACGCTGCTGGGGCGGGTGCGCAGCCGCGACGAGAAGCGCGCCATCGAGGACGTGGCGGACGCCGTGCTCGGAGTGAAGGAGGTCCTCAACCAGGTCCGCCTGGACCGGACGGGTGGCGTGCTCCACGGCCCCGCGTCACAGGAGCCGCTCGAGCCCCTGGGTGACGTGGAGGAGGAGCGCGGCCCCCTGCACTCATGA
- a CDS encoding MBL fold metallo-hydrolase RNA specificity domain-containing protein, which translates to MASLHFLGAAGTVTGSKFLLEHDGKQVLVDCGLFQGQKELRQRNWQPLPLPASELDAIVLTHAHIDHTGGLPRVIREGYDGPIYSTPGTRDLAALLLPDSAHLQEEEARYANKEGYSRHHPALPLYTVSDAERAVGMMETFGYERPKEILPGITLTFFRAGHILGSAVCVFDLASTRQRVVFSGDLGRYQAPILRDPQSVASATTLVVESTYGDRQHRETKPVESLRDAVSGAFERGGVVVIPAFAVGRTQELLYHLRHLEDAKRIPEVDVFVDSPMACDATPLYLAHPEEHDLVMKSLVERGGSPLATRRTRFITSAQDSKRLNMHEGPAVIISASGMATGGRVLHHLKHRLPDPRNTVLFVGYQSVGSRGRRLLDGEKELRIHGEMVPVAAEIQSVSGFSAHADWTETMRWMEGFESPPRQTLLVHGEPDALEALRQRVRAKGWNAYVPRYLEKVELELVA; encoded by the coding sequence ATGGCCTCCCTCCATTTCCTCGGCGCAGCGGGCACGGTGACTGGCTCGAAGTTCCTCCTCGAGCATGACGGCAAACAGGTCCTCGTCGACTGTGGCCTCTTCCAGGGACAAAAGGAGCTGCGCCAACGGAACTGGCAACCCCTGCCCCTGCCCGCGTCGGAGCTGGATGCCATCGTCCTGACGCACGCCCACATCGACCACACGGGCGGACTGCCCCGCGTGATTCGCGAGGGCTACGACGGCCCCATCTACTCGACGCCCGGCACGCGCGACCTCGCGGCGCTGCTGCTGCCGGACTCCGCGCACCTGCAAGAAGAGGAGGCGCGGTACGCGAACAAGGAGGGGTACTCGCGGCATCATCCAGCGCTGCCCCTCTACACGGTGAGCGACGCCGAGCGCGCCGTGGGGATGATGGAGACCTTCGGCTACGAGCGCCCCAAGGAGATCCTCCCGGGCATCACCCTCACCTTCTTCCGAGCGGGCCACATCCTCGGCTCCGCCGTCTGCGTATTCGACCTGGCGAGCACCCGCCAGCGCGTGGTCTTCAGCGGAGACCTGGGGCGCTACCAGGCTCCCATCCTGAGAGATCCGCAGAGCGTGGCCTCGGCCACGACGCTGGTGGTCGAGAGCACGTATGGCGACCGCCAGCATCGGGAGACGAAGCCCGTCGAGTCCCTCCGTGACGCCGTGTCGGGCGCCTTCGAGCGGGGCGGCGTGGTGGTGATTCCCGCGTTCGCGGTGGGGCGGACCCAGGAGCTGCTCTATCACCTGCGCCACCTGGAGGACGCGAAGCGCATCCCCGAAGTGGACGTGTTCGTGGACTCGCCCATGGCGTGCGACGCGACGCCGCTCTATCTGGCCCACCCGGAGGAGCATGACCTGGTGATGAAGTCCCTGGTGGAGCGTGGCGGCTCTCCCCTCGCGACGCGGCGCACGAGGTTCATCACCTCCGCGCAGGACAGCAAGCGCCTGAACATGCACGAAGGCCCCGCGGTCATCATCTCCGCGTCGGGCATGGCCACCGGGGGTCGGGTGCTGCACCACTTGAAGCACCGGCTGCCGGACCCTCGGAACACGGTGTTGTTCGTGGGGTACCAGTCCGTGGGCTCGCGAGGGAGGAGGCTGCTGGACGGCGAGAAGGAGCTCCGCATCCACGGCGAGATGGTGCCGGTCGCCGCGGAGATCCAATCGGTGAGTGGGTTCTCCGCGCACGCGGACTGGACGGAGACGATGCGCTGGATGGAGGGCTTCGAGTCTCCCCCGCGACAGACGTTGCTCGTCCACGGAGAACCGGATGCACTGGAGGCCCTGCGGCAACGCGTGCGCGCCAAGGGCTGGAATGCCTATGTGCCCCGCTACCTGGAGAAGGTGGAGCTGGAGCTGGTCGCGTAG